One genomic window of Sulfurovum lithotrophicum includes the following:
- a CDS encoding efflux RND transporter periplasmic adaptor subunit, with protein sequence MKKTLITALILFSFPATGLLANTINITGTVVSDNQKYIGARYMGYVKEVFVNIGDRVKREDDLFKMDSAEFDILKEQANLALEQAEILTDVYRSKLDEIRRNKALLSRNKNSTFNFEDMNENLSITAEHTSSMLKAMKAIVKSASQKAKEVSIISHYLEIKAPSNGIIVQKNLHVGDMVMPGFPVMVLVDLDHPEIEAQVSESDLLKINKGDFVKFTIPSIRYYGRGRIKSIVPSANPMTHTFTIRIKFKKDSEKIYPGMYAKIEIEYDPTVYEQNFASSD encoded by the coding sequence ATGAAAAAAACTTTAATAACTGCCCTTATTCTATTTTCCTTTCCTGCTACAGGACTTCTTGCCAATACAATCAATATTACCGGTACTGTCGTTTCCGATAATCAAAAATACATTGGTGCGCGCTATATGGGTTATGTCAAAGAGGTTTTTGTCAACATCGGGGACAGGGTCAAAAGAGAAGATGATCTGTTCAAAATGGATTCGGCTGAGTTTGACATTCTCAAGGAACAGGCAAACCTTGCACTCGAACAGGCAGAGATCCTGACTGATGTTTACCGAAGCAAACTCGATGAAATACGTCGAAACAAAGCCCTGCTTTCAAGGAACAAGAACAGCACATTCAATTTTGAAGACATGAACGAAAATCTTTCGATAACTGCAGAACATACATCATCGATGCTCAAAGCTATGAAAGCGATCGTCAAAAGCGCTTCACAGAAAGCAAAAGAAGTGAGTATCATTTCACACTACTTGGAGATCAAGGCCCCAAGTAACGGGATCATTGTACAAAAAAATCTGCATGTGGGAGATATGGTCATGCCCGGTTTCCCCGTCATGGTCCTGGTCGATCTCGATCATCCTGAAATAGAAGCCCAAGTCTCTGAAAGTGACCTGCTCAAAATAAATAAAGGAGATTTCGTCAAGTTCACTATCCCATCCATCCGATACTATGGAAGAGGACGCATAAAGTCCATTGTACCGAGTGCCAACCCTATGACACATACATTTACCATTCGCATCAAATTCAAAAAAGACAGTGAAAAGATCTATCCCGGTATGTATGCCAAGATAGAGATAGAATATGACCCCACAGTGTATGAACAGAATTTTGCTTCTTCAGACTAA
- a CDS encoding OmpP1/FadL family transporter, translating into MKKSNLNLLGTSIALSLVTSTLLHATNGDSLIGLGAKARGMGGVGIAVAHGAESGLVNPALITTVKGTEISFGGTVFMPEIKTQLNTNPMAPLPPQNKMTSDADLNLIPEVSLASKITENFYVGVGMWGTGGMGTDYSQGPGINQTIMQGQFSNFDMVTNLQMMQFAVPLAYKTEGLSIAIAPIIMYGNLDISYTLPAPFSPPPYPTVGAGLAQDFGFGVNLGVIYDFSNGLTAGAVYKSKIDMEYTNQLSTATQPFGIILPDGDHLEQPAEFGVGIAYSMEGHTFAFDYKKIQWSDAKGYKDFQWEDQNIYAFGYEYAQDNWALRLGYNYASSAVVETLNPAMNMFNLLGFPATEEQHYTVGGSYTFNDQFSLDLAYVYAAKNTETFDVSQLNMGLDSVTTDHSENSISIQLSYNF; encoded by the coding sequence ATGAAAAAAAGTAACCTAAACCTGCTTGGAACCAGTATTGCACTGTCACTTGTGACTTCAACTCTTCTACATGCTACGAATGGGGATAGCCTCATAGGACTTGGTGCCAAAGCCAGAGGTATGGGGGGCGTCGGTATTGCTGTAGCGCATGGAGCAGAATCAGGATTGGTCAACCCTGCGCTTATTACAACGGTTAAAGGTACAGAAATCTCTTTTGGTGGGACAGTCTTTATGCCGGAGATCAAAACACAATTGAATACCAACCCTATGGCACCTCTTCCACCACAAAACAAAATGACATCCGATGCAGATTTGAACCTTATTCCGGAAGTATCTCTTGCCAGTAAGATCACTGAAAACTTTTATGTAGGTGTCGGTATGTGGGGAACCGGTGGCATGGGTACGGATTATAGTCAGGGACCTGGCATCAACCAGACTATCATGCAAGGACAATTTTCCAACTTTGATATGGTCACCAACCTTCAAATGATGCAGTTTGCTGTGCCACTTGCCTACAAAACAGAAGGCTTGAGTATCGCTATCGCACCAATCATCATGTATGGCAACCTGGACATTAGCTATACACTTCCGGCACCATTTTCTCCACCGCCTTACCCTACTGTCGGAGCAGGGCTGGCACAGGATTTTGGTTTTGGAGTCAATCTTGGCGTAATCTATGATTTTTCAAACGGTCTTACTGCAGGTGCCGTTTACAAATCAAAAATAGATATGGAATATACAAACCAGCTCAGTACGGCAACACAGCCTTTTGGTATCATTCTGCCGGATGGAGACCATCTGGAACAGCCGGCTGAATTTGGGGTGGGTATCGCATACAGCATGGAAGGACATACATTTGCATTCGATTATAAAAAGATACAATGGTCCGATGCCAAAGGATACAAGGATTTCCAGTGGGAAGATCAGAATATTTATGCATTCGGTTATGAGTATGCACAAGATAACTGGGCACTTAGACTCGGATACAACTATGCTTCCAGTGCCGTAGTGGAAACACTCAATCCGGCAATGAATATGTTTAACCTTCTTGGGTTCCCGGCTACAGAAGAGCAACATTATACGGTAGGTGGAAGCTATACTTTCAATGATCAGTTTTCTTTGGACCTGGCATATGTATACGCTGCAAAAAATACTGAAACATTTGATGTAAGCCAACTCAATATGGGTCTGGATTCAGTCACAACAGATCATAGTGAGAACAGTATTTCTATCCAACTTAGCTACAACTTCTAA
- a CDS encoding YSC84-related protein, translating into MRTHFLRSALLLLLLLSASLHAEFINQPKEVIDANADAAIQHFYKEVKGGKDFLSKVKGYLVFPSVVKAGFVVGGKYGEGVLRVNGKSVAYYSIAAGSVGFQLGAQKASYIIAFVSQDALDKFIRSNGWEAGVDGAITVAKWGVGTDISTISYQNPIYAFVFGEKGLMYNLNLEGTKFTKLNR; encoded by the coding sequence ATGAGAACACATTTTTTAAGAAGTGCACTGCTGCTGCTACTGTTGTTAAGTGCTTCATTGCATGCTGAGTTCATTAACCAGCCCAAAGAGGTCATAGATGCCAATGCCGATGCTGCCATACAGCACTTCTACAAAGAGGTCAAAGGAGGAAAAGACTTTTTATCCAAAGTGAAGGGCTATCTTGTTTTCCCCTCTGTCGTCAAGGCGGGCTTTGTCGTAGGCGGCAAATATGGTGAAGGCGTACTGCGTGTCAACGGAAAGAGTGTCGCTTACTACAGTATTGCAGCAGGCTCCGTAGGATTCCAGCTGGGCGCACAGAAAGCTTCCTACATCATTGCCTTCGTCAGCCAGGATGCTCTGGACAAGTTCATAAGAAGCAATGGATGGGAAGCCGGTGTGGATGGTGCGATCACTGTAGCCAAGTGGGGTGTGGGTACAGACATCAGTACGATAAGCTATCAAAACCCCATCTATGCTTTTGTCTTTGGAGAAAAAGGCTTGATGTACAATCTCAATCTTGAAGGGACTAAGTTCACAAAACTTAATCGTTAA
- a CDS encoding efflux RND transporter permease subunit, which yields MEVYKIKNIAGHMSKAFLSNPLTPILAIAILLLGFVSLQTMPREEDPQIEVSGGAVMVALPGASPKEVLNVVVKPLERRIREIKGVEHVYGTAMNNFGIVNVQYFIGEDRESSNLKLYDKVMQNMDQLPKGTMPPLVKPFDIDIDIPILTAAFYQLPNVQPNVVELYQTIRELQQEINALDNVSKTTLKGVKRPQFNVLIDLSKLSAYHISLGQVAQAIKSISTNAPMIDTVNKKGKLVVFGVENAIDTIDDLKELIIAQYMGSPIYLKNIADVEYNYDIQNFQESLITYQKGMDKDPEAVREHEGKEESSEEKEHAPVSFRGLTDQITLTVSKLKGTNAVYIAEEAIEKIQESKEKLNNAGVGFIITRNYGVRADEAVNELVHHLEITIFIIMLILIPFLGWRESMVVTIAVPMILAATLFIAQITDQTINRITLFAFLLSLGLIVDDAIIVIENIHRRLHLDIEKKSVDEIIVQATDEIGPSTNIATIAIILTMVPMAFVGGMMGQFMKPIPLNVPVGLAVSLFVAYVFAPYMARKFINFKKIKAEVHAHHQKEHGDEQEEATGKDEEGK from the coding sequence ATGGAAGTTTACAAGATAAAGAATATTGCCGGGCATATGTCGAAAGCGTTTTTAAGCAATCCGCTTACCCCTATACTGGCTATAGCCATTTTACTGCTTGGATTTGTCTCTTTACAGACGATGCCCAGAGAAGAAGACCCGCAGATCGAGGTAAGCGGCGGCGCGGTCATGGTCGCTTTGCCGGGTGCTTCCCCCAAAGAGGTGCTTAATGTCGTGGTTAAACCTCTGGAGCGGCGTATTCGTGAAATCAAGGGAGTAGAGCACGTCTATGGCACTGCCATGAACAACTTCGGGATCGTGAATGTGCAGTATTTCATCGGGGAGGACCGTGAATCTTCCAATCTTAAACTCTATGACAAAGTCATGCAGAACATGGACCAGCTTCCCAAAGGGACTATGCCTCCGCTGGTAAAGCCATTCGATATCGATATCGATATTCCCATACTGACAGCAGCCTTTTATCAGCTTCCCAATGTTCAGCCCAATGTGGTTGAACTCTATCAGACTATCCGTGAACTGCAGCAGGAGATCAATGCACTTGACAATGTATCGAAGACCACACTCAAAGGAGTTAAACGCCCGCAATTCAATGTACTGATAGACCTGAGCAAACTTTCCGCCTATCATATATCACTTGGCCAGGTTGCGCAGGCGATCAAGTCTATCTCTACCAATGCACCGATGATCGATACCGTTAACAAGAAAGGAAAACTGGTCGTCTTTGGTGTGGAGAACGCTATCGATACCATCGATGACCTCAAAGAACTGATCATCGCCCAGTATATGGGATCACCGATCTATCTGAAGAATATTGCGGATGTTGAGTACAATTATGATATCCAGAATTTTCAGGAATCCCTTATCACCTATCAAAAAGGGATGGACAAGGACCCTGAAGCTGTCAGAGAACATGAGGGAAAAGAGGAGAGTAGCGAAGAAAAAGAACATGCCCCGGTCAGTTTCAGAGGTTTGACAGACCAGATCACGCTGACCGTATCGAAACTGAAGGGAACCAATGCCGTCTATATCGCGGAAGAGGCGATAGAGAAGATACAGGAATCCAAAGAGAAACTGAACAATGCCGGTGTAGGATTTATCATTACGCGGAACTATGGTGTTCGTGCGGATGAGGCGGTCAATGAGCTGGTACATCACCTGGAGATCACCATTTTTATCATTATGCTGATCCTTATTCCTTTCCTCGGATGGAGGGAGTCGATGGTCGTTACCATTGCTGTTCCGATGATCCTCGCTGCGACACTGTTCATTGCACAGATAACCGATCAGACCATCAACCGTATTACCCTCTTTGCATTCCTGCTTTCCCTTGGGCTTATTGTTGATGATGCCATCATAGTGATAGAAAATATCCACAGGCGCCTGCATCTGGACATAGAGAAGAAAAGTGTCGATGAAATCATCGTACAGGCGACCGACGAGATAGGTCCGTCGACCAACATCGCCACTATCGCCATTATCCTGACGATGGTGCCCATGGCATTCGTCGGAGGGATGATGGGGCAGTTCATGAAGCCCATACCGCTCAATGTCCCGGTAGGACTTGCCGTATCTCTTTTTGTGGCCTATGTCTTTGCCCCCTATATGGCGAGGAAATTCATCAACTTCAAGAAGATCAAAGCCGAGGTACATGCGCATCATCAAAAAGAGCATGGGGATGAACAGGAAGAAGCAACAGGCAAAGATGAGGAAGGCAAATGA
- a CDS encoding phosphoribosyltransferase, with amino-acid sequence MLYYPYEQFVEDVKKIVRLTAEYNPDTIIAIARGGWTLGHAYASATDNRQLMSINSILYEGDQKGKQCEVFNIPELDKAKKVLLMDDIVDSGETIKEVLSCLKEHFPDIEFKIASIFYKKTALIQPDFALYETNEWIEFFWEKDYLLK; translated from the coding sequence ATGCTCTATTATCCTTACGAACAATTTGTAGAAGATGTCAAAAAAATAGTCAGGCTCACAGCAGAGTACAACCCCGATACCATCATCGCCATTGCACGAGGCGGATGGACACTGGGACATGCCTATGCATCTGCCACGGACAACAGGCAGCTCATGAGTATCAACTCCATTCTCTACGAGGGTGATCAGAAAGGCAAACAGTGCGAAGTTTTCAATATCCCTGAACTGGATAAAGCAAAAAAAGTGTTACTGATGGACGACATTGTCGACAGCGGGGAGACCATAAAAGAAGTGCTTTCCTGTCTGAAAGAGCATTTTCCAGACATCGAATTTAAAATCGCTTCGATCTTCTATAAAAAAACCGCTCTCATCCAACCTGATTTTGCACTGTATGAGACCAATGAGTGGATCGAATTCTTTTGGGAAAAAGACTATTTACTCAAATAG
- a CDS encoding histone deacetylase family protein produces MNVAYVTDEVYLEHDTGISHPESRYRLESIERTVNPLKERLIEVSPIAVSPNILALVHTPEHIQNVIEASEQSMAIDSDTICSEHSYEAAIKAVGAGIVSVDGIKKGEFDRAFCAVRPPGHHATPVQAMGFCLFNNVAITARYAQQQGYKKVMIIDFDVHHGNGTQDTFYDDDTVFYFSSHQAFAYPGTGMEKEKGAGKGEGYTANFLVMPDSGDEELLDIYENDLPPCVTAYQPDIILVSAGYDLHESDPLAQLNVTTEGIRQIVRLILKSADVPYLFFLEGGYDVKALGENVKVTLEEMLTIDTI; encoded by the coding sequence GTGAATGTAGCCTATGTAACCGATGAGGTCTACCTGGAGCATGACACCGGTATCTCGCACCCTGAATCCCGCTATCGTCTTGAATCTATCGAAAGGACGGTGAATCCGCTTAAAGAGAGGCTCATTGAGGTCTCTCCTATAGCCGTTTCTCCGAATATACTAGCACTGGTACATACTCCTGAACATATTCAAAATGTGATAGAAGCAAGTGAACAAAGTATGGCGATAGACTCCGATACGATCTGCAGTGAACACTCTTACGAAGCGGCAATAAAAGCTGTAGGTGCGGGGATTGTTTCTGTAGACGGTATCAAAAAGGGGGAGTTCGATCGTGCCTTCTGTGCCGTACGTCCTCCGGGGCACCATGCCACACCCGTTCAGGCGATGGGTTTCTGCCTCTTTAACAACGTTGCCATCACTGCGCGTTATGCGCAGCAGCAGGGGTACAAAAAGGTGATGATCATTGATTTTGATGTGCATCACGGCAACGGAACGCAGGACACTTTTTATGATGATGACACTGTTTTCTATTTTTCCTCGCATCAGGCTTTTGCTTACCCGGGTACGGGTATGGAAAAAGAGAAGGGTGCTGGAAAAGGAGAGGGGTATACGGCAAATTTTCTCGTGATGCCCGATAGCGGTGATGAAGAACTGCTTGATATCTATGAAAATGATCTCCCTCCCTGTGTTACTGCATATCAGCCCGATATCATTCTGGTTTCCGCCGGGTATGATTTGCATGAGAGTGACCCTCTGGCACAGTTGAACGTGACGACTGAAGGTATACGACAGATCGTACGCCTCATTCTGAAAAGTGCCGATGTGCCGTACCTCTTTTTTCTGGAAGGTGGGTATGACGTGAAGGCCCTTGGAGAGAATGTCAAAGTGACGTTGGAGGAGATGTTAACTATAGATACAATCTGA
- a CDS encoding efflux RND transporter permease subunit, producing MKFEHFLYRILDSRRNKWILIGLVLLALMGSVMMIPTKLVLAKMLPGKSANTLTVYIDTATNASIKETRQVAQCVVSELEKEPEITDMEVFLGQGAPLDYAGLVKGSAFKRFQNQAEVVVNLTDKHKRDEPSFMMVHRLRPKIQKACGSLVPSTNIRFIEMPSGPPTLATVVVELYAKSDGQLRKMAGKVSQILSRTEGLVDVDIMMDDIYKTYMLSPNKEKIIRSALSVDQVNKIIYLAFKGMPVAEKNTKNQQDQIPIFLRLNKDSRMIDGESKRTLKNKLSSLRLMNQKGMMVPVTEVVDIKEVDSSPTIFRKDLKNMAIITAECDMVSQVYPLLDARDKMLKVLRDQYYIEKVPGITTYMFDLKAKDKLTGEEILIRWDGEMKVSLDTFRDLGGAFIAALILMFLLMVVYYKSFALSGIVLAGSFLSIIGVIVGHWVTDKISLAITDTHFFLTATSLIGFISLMGISARGSLLLIDFSKSLMQEGYAKKRAIAIATATRAKPILMTAVAIILGSLLLSTDPIFGGLGIALIFGSIAATLVALFFIPVLMDNAKAMDPHAGNKCGEGEEFDEDEHLCVLTDNLRTILFPEKHKKDCDEDK from the coding sequence ATGAAATTTGAGCATTTCCTCTACCGTATCCTCGACAGCAGACGTAACAAATGGATCCTCATAGGCCTGGTACTTCTTGCATTGATGGGATCTGTGATGATGATCCCTACCAAACTGGTATTGGCAAAAATGCTCCCGGGCAAAAGTGCCAATACGCTTACGGTCTATATAGATACGGCGACCAATGCATCCATCAAAGAGACGCGGCAAGTAGCCCAGTGTGTTGTCAGTGAACTGGAAAAAGAGCCTGAAATAACCGATATGGAAGTTTTTTTGGGCCAGGGGGCACCGCTTGACTATGCCGGACTGGTCAAAGGGAGTGCATTCAAGCGTTTTCAGAACCAGGCGGAAGTGGTGGTAAATCTGACGGACAAGCACAAACGTGACGAGCCTTCGTTCATGATGGTGCACCGTTTGCGCCCTAAGATACAAAAAGCCTGCGGATCGCTGGTGCCTTCGACAAATATCAGGTTCATCGAAATGCCTTCCGGACCTCCGACGCTGGCTACGGTTGTAGTGGAGCTTTACGCAAAGAGTGATGGACAGCTGCGCAAAATGGCCGGAAAAGTCTCACAGATACTTTCCCGGACCGAGGGACTGGTAGATGTAGATATTATGATGGATGATATTTACAAGACCTATATGCTTTCTCCCAATAAAGAAAAGATCATACGCAGTGCCCTGAGCGTAGACCAAGTCAACAAGATCATTTACCTTGCATTCAAGGGAATGCCGGTCGCTGAGAAAAATACCAAGAATCAGCAGGATCAGATACCGATCTTCCTGCGCCTGAACAAAGATTCCCGTATGATCGACGGTGAGAGCAAAAGGACGCTGAAGAACAAGCTTTCAAGTCTGCGGCTGATGAACCAGAAAGGAATGATGGTCCCTGTGACCGAAGTGGTGGATATTAAAGAAGTTGACTCCAGTCCTACGATCTTCAGGAAAGACTTGAAAAATATGGCGATCATCACAGCAGAATGCGATATGGTCTCACAGGTCTATCCTTTGCTTGATGCCCGCGACAAAATGCTTAAAGTCCTGAGGGATCAATACTATATAGAAAAAGTACCAGGTATCACCACTTATATGTTCGATCTCAAAGCAAAAGACAAACTGACAGGTGAAGAGATACTGATACGCTGGGATGGAGAGATGAAGGTTTCACTCGATACCTTCAGGGATCTGGGAGGTGCCTTTATTGCGGCATTGATACTGATGTTCCTGCTGATGGTCGTGTATTATAAATCGTTCGCACTCAGCGGGATCGTACTGGCGGGCAGTTTCCTCTCGATCATCGGAGTGATCGTCGGGCACTGGGTGACAGACAAGATCTCTCTGGCTATTACCGATACTCACTTCTTCCTGACCGCGACTTCTCTCATCGGTTTCATTTCGCTCATGGGAATCTCAGCACGTGGTTCACTGCTGCTTATTGACTTTTCCAAGTCTTTAATGCAGGAAGGTTATGCGAAGAAACGTGCCATTGCCATTGCTACAGCGACCAGAGCCAAACCGATCCTCATGACTGCCGTTGCGATCATACTGGGTTCCCTGCTGCTTTCAACTGACCCGATCTTCGGAGGACTGGGGATCGCGCTTATCTTTGGAAGTATTGCCGCGACACTTGTGGCACTCTTCTTCATTCCCGTACTGATGGACAATGCCAAAGCGATGGACCCTCATGCAGGCAACAAGTGCGGGGAGGGTGAAGAGTTCGATGAAGATGAACATCTCTGTGTACTGACGGACAATCTCAGAACGATCCTCTTCCCTGAAAAGCACAAGAAAGATTGTGACGAGGATAAATAG
- a CDS encoding adenylate kinase translates to MKKLFLIIGAPGSGKTTDASIIAEKHPDRIVHYSTGDMLREEVASGSELGQTIESYIAKGALVPLNIIIDTIVSAIKHAPVDTILIDGYPRSEEQMTAFDELVSKEEDIDLVSVIEVRVSEEVARERILGRRAEAAPGEERSDDSEEVFNDRMKIYTDPLPAIQKFYTDKGLLTIINGERTLDEVVDEMERFVLSKI, encoded by the coding sequence ATGAAAAAACTATTTTTGATCATCGGAGCACCCGGCTCCGGAAAAACAACAGATGCCAGCATCATCGCGGAAAAACATCCTGACAGGATCGTTCACTACTCTACCGGTGACATGCTCAGAGAAGAGGTAGCAAGCGGATCAGAACTTGGTCAGACTATAGAAAGCTACATTGCCAAAGGTGCGCTGGTACCATTGAACATCATCATAGACACTATCGTTTCTGCGATCAAACATGCACCAGTCGACACCATCCTCATCGACGGTTATCCAAGAAGCGAAGAGCAGATGACCGCCTTTGACGAACTGGTCAGCAAAGAAGAAGATATCGATCTTGTTTCTGTCATCGAAGTAAGGGTAAGCGAAGAAGTGGCCAGAGAGAGAATTCTCGGACGTAGAGCGGAAGCGGCTCCAGGCGAAGAGAGAAGCGACGACAGCGAAGAGGTATTCAACGACAGGATGAAGATCTACACCGATCCGTTGCCGGCGATCCAGAAATTCTACACAGACAAAGGACTTCTTACCATCATCAACGGAGAAAGAACACTCGATGAAGTGGTTGACGAAATGGAGAGATTCGTACTCAGCAAGATTTAA
- the aspS gene encoding aspartate--tRNA ligase: MRTHYCADVNEQHIGETVTVAGWVASRRDHGGVIFIDLRDKDEVFQLVCDPADNAEAHKMAEEVRDQFVLIATGKVRARGEGLENPNLKTGKVEMVVDSLTIENRSKPMPFELNDEKVNEEIKLKYRYLELRTQKAYDTFKLRSKATIATRNTLDELGFLEVETPILTKSTPEGARDYLVPSRVHGGEFYALPQSPQLFKQLLMVGGFDRYFQIAKCFRDEDLRADRQPEFTQIDVEMSFCDQEDVITVAEKLISDVFIKCGFDVPTKFNRMTHSEAMEKYGSDKPDMRYDLAMVDVIDIFERCDNEIFSGIAKMPKKNRIKALRVPKGDEIFSKRQMKGFEDYVRKFGAQGLGYFQMKEDGLKGPLTKFFTEDDIQAIIDRCGLEVGDAVFFGAGEKKLVWDYMGRFRIYLAETMGIIPEDRFEFLWVMDFPMFEVEDGKVKALHHPFTQPKSLDFNDIEEIESIAYDVVLNGTELGGGSIRIHKEDVQEEVFKLLGISEEEAQSKFGFLLDALKFGAPPHGGFALGLDRMIMIMTGASSIRDVIAFPKTQKAQCLLTQAPSEVDNEQLKELSIRVRQAAPTA, translated from the coding sequence ATGAGAACACATTATTGTGCTGACGTAAATGAACAACATATCGGTGAAACTGTCACCGTAGCCGGTTGGGTTGCCAGCCGTAGAGACCATGGCGGGGTTATCTTTATCGACCTCAGAGACAAAGACGAAGTCTTTCAGCTTGTCTGCGACCCGGCGGACAATGCAGAGGCACACAAGATGGCTGAGGAAGTCAGGGACCAGTTCGTTTTGATCGCTACGGGCAAGGTCCGTGCCAGAGGCGAAGGCCTCGAAAACCCAAACCTTAAGACAGGTAAAGTTGAAATGGTGGTGGACTCCCTGACCATCGAAAACCGTTCCAAACCGATGCCATTTGAACTCAATGACGAGAAAGTGAACGAAGAGATCAAACTCAAGTATCGCTACCTCGAGCTTAGAACACAAAAAGCATACGATACTTTCAAACTTCGTTCCAAAGCGACCATCGCAACCAGAAATACCCTCGATGAACTTGGCTTCCTTGAAGTGGAGACTCCTATCCTCACCAAGTCGACACCCGAAGGAGCAAGAGACTATCTTGTACCAAGCCGTGTGCATGGTGGCGAGTTCTACGCCCTTCCCCAGTCACCACAGCTTTTCAAGCAGCTTTTGATGGTTGGCGGATTCGACCGTTATTTTCAGATCGCAAAATGTTTCAGAGATGAAGACCTCAGAGCGGACAGACAGCCGGAATTTACGCAGATAGACGTCGAAATGTCTTTCTGTGACCAGGAAGACGTCATAACCGTTGCGGAAAAACTCATTTCCGATGTCTTCATCAAATGCGGTTTTGACGTACCGACAAAATTCAACCGTATGACACATTCCGAAGCCATGGAAAAATACGGTTCAGACAAGCCGGATATGCGTTATGATCTTGCCATGGTGGATGTCATCGATATCTTCGAGAGATGTGACAACGAGATATTCTCAGGCATCGCAAAAATGCCTAAAAAGAATCGTATCAAGGCACTCAGAGTACCCAAAGGAGACGAGATCTTCTCCAAACGCCAGATGAAGGGCTTTGAGGATTATGTACGCAAATTCGGCGCGCAGGGTCTGGGCTATTTCCAGATGAAAGAAGACGGACTCAAAGGACCACTGACCAAATTCTTTACGGAAGATGATATTCAGGCGATCATCGACCGATGCGGACTCGAAGTGGGTGATGCCGTCTTCTTCGGTGCCGGTGAAAAAAAGCTGGTCTGGGACTACATGGGCCGTTTCCGTATCTACCTGGCAGAAACCATGGGTATCATCCCTGAAGACCGCTTCGAGTTCCTCTGGGTTATGGATTTCCCGATGTTCGAAGTGGAAGACGGAAAGGTCAAAGCGCTTCACCACCCGTTCACACAGCCGAAATCACTTGATTTCAATGATATCGAAGAGATAGAATCAATCGCCTACGATGTGGTCCTTAACGGTACGGAACTTGGCGGTGGGTCCATCCGTATACACAAAGAGGATGTGCAGGAAGAGGTCTTCAAGCTTCTCGGTATCTCGGAAGAAGAGGCACAGAGCAAATTCGGCTTCCTGCTTGACGCACTCAAGTTCGGTGCACCACCGCACGGCGGTTTCGCACTCGGCCTTGACAGAATGATCATGATCATGACAGGTGCCAGCAGCATCAGGGATGTCATCGCTTTCCCTAAAACGCAAAAAGCCCAGTGTCTTCTTACACAGGCACCAAGCGAAGTGGACAATGAGCAGCTGAAAGAGCTCAGCATCCGTGTCAGACAGGCTGCACCTACAGCATAA